Proteins encoded by one window of Pseudomonadota bacterium:
- a CDS encoding nuclease-related domain-containing protein yields MPAIGIVPMIAGAIITNNHLRKRSICKTGIEGEDTLRTYLKNILSDEYTALYNVPVEHGDIDCLVIGPKGLYAIEVKNHRGIITYTNNTWRQIKRGRGGNSYIGKLNNPSMQLIQNIKWLKGYLGRYDIKPWINGLIVFTHPEVILSIDNLPILKAIKLEDLESAFLEKDTLSPMIQQSTETHLLQLMAA; encoded by the coding sequence ATGCCGGCAATAGGTATAGTACCCATGATTGCAGGGGCTATCATAACGAATAACCATTTAAGGAAACGTTCAATCTGTAAAACAGGCATTGAAGGAGAAGATACATTGAGGACATACCTTAAGAACATCCTCTCCGATGAATATACCGCTCTTTATAATGTCCCCGTAGAACATGGCGATATAGACTGCCTTGTAATAGGACCAAAAGGATTGTACGCCATCGAGGTAAAGAACCATCGGGGAATAATCACCTATACGAATAATACATGGAGGCAGATTAAAAGGGGAAGAGGTGGCAACTCCTATATCGGTAAATTAAATAACCCCTCAATGCAGCTTATTCAAAACATCAAATGGCTTAAAGGATATCTTGGAAGATACGATATAAAACCCTGGATCAACGGACTTATAGTCTTCACCCATCCGGAGGTAATACTCTCCATAGACAACCTGCCAATTCTAAAAGCCATAAAGCTGGAAGATCTGGAAAGTGCTTTCCTTGAGAAAGATACCCTGTCCCCCATGATACAACAATCTACCGAGACCCA